The Apis cerana isolate GH-2021 linkage group LG12, AcerK_1.0, whole genome shotgun sequence genome window below encodes:
- the LOC107998903 gene encoding ribosome biogenesis protein BRX1 homolog: MMTKKHLKRKRIEDINKENIPDMEVLPLKRMSDEPLSKKVKWINRQRVLVFATRGISYRHRHLMSDLKTLMPHHRSESKMERTKNLQIVNEMCEMKNCNKTILFEGRKKRDLYLWFSNVPIGPSVKFLVENIYTMAELKMTGNCLKGSRPLLSFDEHFNTKLHYSLLKELLIQIFDVPNHHPKTQPFFDHIYTFTILDNRIWFRNFQILTEDGGLAEIGPRFVLNPIKIFTDSFGGEVLWENPTYVSPVKFRHSLKKNNTSKYMNKMDQKIIQKVNKPKESYSLNPMDEIFKGDPLEKAIELQQKETKDIQTNNNKQKKVENRNKKYLERKIKRTTLKKE, from the exons atgatgacAAAGAAACACTTAAAGCGTAAAAGAAtcgaagatattaataaagagaATATACCAGATATGGAAGTTTTACCATTAAAAAGAATGTCAGATGAACCATTATCAAAAAag GTAAAATGGATTAATAGACAAAGAGTCCTAGTATTTGCTACTAGAGGTATTAGTTATAGACACCGTCATCTTATGAGTGACTTAAAAACTCTTATGCCTCATCATCGTTCTGAATCTAAAATGGAACGTACTAAAAACTTACAAATAGTTAATGAAATgtgtgaaatgaaaaattgcaataaaacaatattatttgaaggtagaaaaaaaagagatttatatttatggttTTCTAATGTTCCTATAGGACCAAGTGTAAAATTTCTTGTTGAAAATA TTTATACTATGGctgaattaaaaatgactGGAAATTGCTTAAAAGGTTCTAgaccattattatcatttgatgAACATTTTAAcacaaaattacattatagtcttttaaaagaattgcttattcaaatttttgatgttCCTAATCATCATCCTAAAACACAACCATTTTTcgatcatatatatacatttactatattagataatagaatatggtttagaaatttccaaattttaacaGAAGATGGTGGTTTAGCTGAAATAGGTCCTCGCTTTGTAttaaatccaataaaaatatttactgatAGTTTTGGTGGAGAAGTTCTTTGGGAAAATCCAACTTATGTTTCTCCTGTTaag tttcgacattctttaaaaaaaaataatactagtaaatatatgaataaaatggatcaaaaaataatacaaaaagttaataaaccAAAAGAATCTTATTCATTGAATCCTATGGATGAGATATTTAAAGGTGATCCATTAGAAAAAGCAATAGAATTGcaacaaaaagaaacaaaagatatacagactaataataataagcagaaaaaagtagagaatagaaataaaaaatatttagaaaggaAGATAAAAAGGACTAcactaaaaaaagaataa
- the LOC107998895 gene encoding choline transporter-like 1: MSCCSGDDDDEQRHNPTHVRGCTDIFWLCCFIIFWFLMILIAAFALVYGNPLRLINGYDSFGNTCGMKNNPKFGSMELSGQDTSDKPYLFFLDVHNVTQSLKICVKKCPDRTMTTMNDICKFYKETGSQLCHDKPGNNLSACNGNIKNITGSCPELVYNSIPVLNRCIPKAIKDVGVIANLYGFINSWDIIEQILGDLYKTWKEILSLSFLAFVLSLFMIAIFHLLAHIVTWIVMILVTITTIGGSILLWWTYIEIKKTLDKTDPNQLLEESVRNERAFLAFSIIATIVTIILLLLLSIIRKRIEFMTALFKESAKCLAELPGLLFQPLLTFIALILFFTFWITVVLCLATANYPGTRSVQMYKNHIFDPLNLSLIGEKNTFIEKKRLDFSLDSFKTFTLVEYVDPTWIKYMWWVYIIGLIWTSEFIISCQDMVISGAVAHWYFRGKDASASPVCAAMGNLISYHLGSVACGSFLITLFKLPRLILTYLHAKFEKNKETSPCAQCGLKCCICCFYCLEKFIRYMNHNAYTVVAIEGTHFCNAARIAFTALINNALQIAVINGVGDFILFLGKCFVMAATGSIGLLFMKQDPRLHFYAAPIFIVCVFAFFIAHCIISLYETVIDTLFLCICEDKNLNGENGKWRQSALAQIGSNTTANGQQAHELVPMNT, translated from the exons atgtcttGTTGTTCAggagatgatgatgatgaacaACGACATAATCCAACACATGTACGAGGATGTACAGATATTTTTTGGCtttgttgttttattatattttggttTCTTAtg attTTAATAGCAGCTTTTGCTCTTGTTTATGGTAATCCTTTACGACTCATAAATGGATATGATAGCTTTGGAAATACTTGtggtatgaaaaataatccaaaatttGGTAGTATGGAATTGTCTGGACAAGATACTAGTGATAAACC atatttattttttctggaTGTACATAATGTCAcacaatctttaaaaatttgtgtcAAAAAATGTCCAGATCGAACTATGACAACAATGAATgatatatgcaaattttataaggAAACAGGATCTCAACTTTGTCATGATAAACCAGGAAATAATTTAAGTGCTTgtaatggaaatataaaaaatataacaggtTCTTGCCCTGAATTAGTTTATAATAGTATACCAGTTCTTAATCGTTGTATTCCTAAAGCTATTAAAGATGTAGGAGTAATTGCTAATTTATATGGATTTATCAATTCATGGGAtattattgaacaaattttaggagatttatataaaacatggaaagaaatattatcattgtCCTTTTTAGCTTTTG ttttatctctttttatgattgctatatttcatttattagcaCATATTGTAACATGGATTGTGATGATTCTTGTCACTATAACAACTAtag gtggaagtatattattatggtggacatatatagaaattaaaaaaactttagatAAAACTGATCCAAATCAACTTTTAGAGGAATCTGTTAGAAATGAAAGAGCATTTCTTgctttttctattattgcaACAATAGTAACT attattttattattgcttcTAAGTATAATACGTAAACGTATTGAATTTATGACagcattatttaaagaaagtgCTAAATGTTTAGCAGAATTACCAGGTTTATTGTTTCAAcctttattaacatttattgctttgatattattttttacattttggaTAACTGTAGTTCTTTGTCTTGCAACAGCTA attatCCTGGCACAAGATCTGTACAgatgtataaaaatcatatatttgatcCTTTAAATTTGAGTttaattggagaaaaaaatacatttattgaaaagaaGAGACTTGATTTTTCCCTTGATTCATTTAAAa CTTTTACACTTGTGGAATATGTGGACCCAACttggataaaatatatgtgGTGGGTATATATCATAGGTTTAATATGGACATCtgaattcattatttcttgCCAAGATATGGTGATATCAGGAGCTGTCGCTCATTGGTATTTtag aGGAAAAGATGCTAGTGCATCTCCTGTATGTGCTGCTATGGGAAATTTAATTAGTTATCACTTAGGTTCTGTAGCTTGtggttcatttttaataacactTTTTAAATTACCTCGTTTGATTTTGACATATCTTCATgctaa atttgagaaaaataaagaaacatctCCTTGTGCACAGTGTGGTTTAAAATGTTGCATATgttgtttttattgtttagaaaaatttattcgatatatgaACCATAATGCATATACTGTTGTTGCTATTGAAGGAACACACTTTTGTAATGCAGCTAGAATT gcATTTACAGCTCTTATTAATAATGCTTTACAAATAGCAGTAATTAATGGAGTaggtgattttattttatttcttggtAAATGTTTTGTTATGGCTGCAACTGGTagtattggattattatttatgaaacaagATCCTagattacatttttatgcaGCTCCAATATTTATTGTCTGTGtgtttgcattttttattgctCATTGTATCATTTCCCTTTATgag ACTGTGATAGATACATTGTTTCTTTGTATCTGTGaagataagaatttaaatggtgaaaatggaaaatggcgTCAATCAGCTTTAGCACAAATTGGATCTAATACAACTGCTAATGGTCAACAAGCACACGAATTAGTACCAATGAATacataa